The Streptomyces avermitilis MA-4680 = NBRC 14893 genome contains a region encoding:
- a CDS encoding ArsA family ATPase, with the protein MSLDPAHTPDPAHPHDQEAAHAEDPARAIGSARLLDVDPLLDDPGTRIVVCCGSGGVGKTTTAAALGLRAAERGRKVVVLTIDPARRLAQSMGIDSLDNIPRRVKGIDDSASGELHAMMLDMKRTFDEIVEAHADRERAAAILSNPFYQSLSAGFAGTQEYMAMEKLGQLRARDEWDLIIVDTPPSRSALDFLDAPKRLGSFLDGKLIRLLTAPAKLGGRAGMKFLNVGMSMMTGTLGKLLGGQLLKDVQTFVAAMDTTFGGFRTRADATYKLLQAPGTAFLVVAAPERDALREAAYFVERLAAEDMPLAGLVLNRVHGSGAAQLSAERALAAAENLDLAADPGSTENLEESRIVDQEGGKAGLRNSPDTYGSSESPADLTPADQTPASSEGSPATDGAVEQLTAGLLILHAERMQLLSREQRTRDRFAALHPEVAVAEVAALPGDVHDLTGLRDIGDRLAANRPELPTSPGGA; encoded by the coding sequence ATGAGTCTGGACCCGGCCCACACGCCCGACCCGGCCCACCCCCACGACCAGGAAGCGGCCCACGCCGAGGACCCGGCGCGCGCGATCGGCTCCGCCCGCCTCCTGGACGTCGACCCCCTGCTGGACGACCCGGGCACCCGCATCGTGGTGTGCTGCGGCTCGGGCGGCGTCGGCAAGACGACCACGGCGGCGGCCCTGGGGCTGCGGGCCGCCGAGCGCGGCCGCAAGGTGGTCGTCCTGACCATCGACCCGGCGCGCCGGCTCGCCCAGTCCATGGGCATCGACTCGCTCGACAACATCCCGCGGCGGGTGAAGGGCATCGACGACTCCGCGAGCGGCGAACTGCACGCCATGATGCTCGACATGAAGCGCACCTTCGACGAGATCGTCGAGGCGCACGCGGACCGCGAGCGGGCGGCCGCCATCCTGAGCAACCCCTTCTACCAGTCGCTCTCGGCGGGCTTCGCGGGCACGCAGGAGTACATGGCGATGGAGAAGCTGGGGCAGCTGCGCGCGCGTGACGAGTGGGACCTGATCATCGTCGACACGCCGCCCTCGCGCTCGGCGCTGGACTTCCTGGATGCCCCGAAGCGGCTCGGCTCCTTTCTGGACGGCAAGCTGATCCGGCTGCTGACGGCCCCCGCGAAGCTGGGCGGCCGGGCGGGGATGAAGTTCCTGAACGTCGGTATGTCGATGATGACCGGCACGCTCGGAAAGCTGCTCGGCGGTCAGCTCCTCAAGGACGTACAGACGTTCGTGGCCGCGATGGACACGACGTTCGGCGGCTTTCGCACGCGCGCGGACGCGACGTACAAGCTGCTTCAGGCGCCCGGTACGGCGTTCCTGGTGGTGGCCGCCCCGGAGCGGGACGCGCTGCGCGAGGCCGCGTACTTCGTGGAGCGGCTGGCCGCCGAGGACATGCCGCTCGCCGGTCTCGTCCTCAACCGGGTCCACGGCAGCGGAGCCGCTCAGCTGTCCGCCGAGCGGGCGCTCGCCGCCGCGGAAAACCTGGACCTCGCCGCCGATCCCGGCAGCACGGAAAATCTTGAGGAGTCCCGCATTGTCGATCAGGAGGGCGGGAAAGCTGGACTTCGTAACTCTCCCGACACGTACGGAAGTTCAGAATCACCCGCTGACCTGACTCCCGCTGACCAGACTCCCGCTTCCTCCGAGGGCTCCCCCGCCACGGACGGAGCAGTCGAACAACTCACCGCAGGCCTGCTGATACTGCACGCCGAGCGCATGCAACTGCTCTCCCGCGAGCAGCGCACACGTGACCGCTTCGCCGCGCTCCACCCCGAGGTGGCCGTGGCCGAAGTGGCCGCGCTGCCCGGTGACGTCCACGACCTCACGGGACTGCGGGACATCGGGGACCGGCTCGCGGCCAACCGGCCGGAGCTGCCCACATCCCCTGGCGGTGCGTGA
- a CDS encoding ArsA-related P-loop ATPase: MSRLQVVSGKGGTGKTTVAASLALALATEGKRTLLVEVEGRQGIAQLFETQALPYEERKIAVAPGGGEVYALAIDPELALLDYLQMFYKLGSAGRALKKLGAIDFATTVAPGLRDVLLTGKACEAVRRKDKSGRFAYDYVVMDAPPTGRITRFLNVNDEVAGLAKIGPIHNQAQAVMRVLKSPETAVHLVTLLEEMPVQETADGIAELRAAKLPVGRIIVNMVRPAVLDQADLELAHTTPRTAIAKSLSAAGLGGARRGGLAERLVDPLLRQAEEYAERFALEREQRAVLTEQELPLHELPLLAEGMDLAGLYELAKELRTQGIS; encoded by the coding sequence GTGAGCAGGCTCCAGGTCGTCAGTGGCAAGGGCGGTACCGGCAAGACCACGGTCGCCGCATCCCTCGCGCTCGCCCTCGCGACCGAGGGCAAACGCACCCTCTTGGTCGAGGTCGAGGGCAGACAGGGCATCGCGCAGCTCTTCGAGACGCAGGCGTTGCCCTACGAGGAACGGAAAATCGCGGTCGCTCCGGGCGGCGGGGAGGTGTACGCACTTGCCATCGACCCCGAGCTGGCACTCCTCGACTACCTCCAGATGTTCTACAAACTGGGCAGCGCGGGCCGCGCCTTGAAGAAGCTCGGCGCCATCGACTTCGCCACCACCGTCGCGCCCGGACTGCGCGACGTACTCCTCACGGGCAAGGCCTGCGAGGCCGTGCGCCGCAAGGACAAGAGCGGACGTTTCGCCTACGACTACGTCGTCATGGACGCGCCGCCCACGGGCCGCATCACCCGCTTCCTCAACGTGAACGACGAGGTGGCCGGCCTCGCGAAGATCGGTCCGATACACAACCAGGCCCAGGCCGTCATGCGTGTACTCAAGTCGCCCGAGACGGCGGTCCACTTGGTGACGCTCCTGGAGGAGATGCCCGTCCAGGAGACCGCGGACGGCATCGCGGAGCTGCGGGCGGCGAAGCTGCCGGTGGGCCGGATCATCGTGAACATGGTGCGGCCCGCGGTCCTGGACCAGGCGGACCTGGAGCTGGCGCACACCACGCCCCGTACGGCCATCGCCAAGTCGCTCTCCGCCGCCGGCCTCGGTGGCGCCCGGCGCGGCGGGCTCGCGGAGCGGCTGGTGGACCCGCTGCTCAGGCAGGCCGAGGAGTACGCCGAGCGGTTCGCGTTGGAGCGCGAGCAGCGGGCGGTGCTCACGGAGCAGGAGCTGCCGCTGCACGAACTGCCACTGCTCGCCGAGGGAATGGACCTGGCGGGCCTGTACGAGCTCGCCAAGGAACTGCGGACCCAAGGGATCTCATGA
- a CDS encoding metallophosphoesterase, producing the protein MRARYGVPLGIVAAGAAGLLYSAGFEARSFRLRRVTVPVLPPGMRPLRVLQVSDIHMVGGQRKKQRWLRSLAGLRPDFVINTGDNLSDPEGVPEVLDALGPLMEFPGAYVFGSNDYYGPKLRNPARYLLEKTQGRHGLNGNKPAVDAIHNPWEDLRDGFDAAGWLNLTNARGALKIEGAEIELTGLDDPHIKRDRYARVAGGPSVSADFSMGVVHAPYLRTLDAFTADGYPLILAGHTHGGQLCLPFYGAFVTNCDLDTDRVKGLSRHTAEGRASYLHVSAGCGTNRYTPVRFACPPEASLLTLVERE; encoded by the coding sequence ATGCGCGCGCGATACGGAGTACCCCTGGGAATCGTGGCGGCCGGCGCCGCCGGTCTCCTCTACTCGGCGGGTTTCGAGGCCCGTTCCTTCCGCTTGCGACGGGTCACGGTCCCCGTCCTGCCCCCGGGGATGCGCCCCCTGCGCGTGTTGCAGGTGTCGGACATCCACATGGTCGGCGGCCAGCGCAAGAAGCAGCGCTGGCTGAGGTCGCTGGCCGGACTGCGCCCCGACTTCGTCATCAACACCGGGGACAACCTCTCCGACCCGGAGGGCGTGCCGGAGGTCCTCGACGCACTGGGCCCGCTGATGGAGTTCCCGGGGGCGTACGTCTTCGGTTCGAACGACTACTACGGCCCCAAACTGCGCAACCCCGCCCGCTACTTGCTGGAGAAGACCCAGGGCCGCCACGGGCTGAACGGCAACAAGCCGGCCGTCGACGCCATCCACAACCCGTGGGAGGACCTGCGCGACGGCTTCGACGCGGCGGGCTGGCTGAACCTGACGAACGCGCGCGGGGCCCTGAAGATCGAGGGCGCCGAGATCGAGCTGACCGGCCTGGACGACCCGCACATCAAGCGGGACCGGTACGCGCGCGTGGCGGGCGGCCCGTCGGTCTCGGCGGACTTCTCGATGGGCGTGGTGCACGCTCCGTATCTGCGCACCCTGGACGCCTTCACCGCGGACGGTTACCCGCTGATCCTGGCCGGGCACACCCACGGCGGTCAGCTCTGCCTCCCCTTCTACGGGGCCTTCGTCACCAACTGCGACCTGGACACGGACCGGGTGAAGGGCCTGTCGCGGCACACGGCCGAGGGGCGGGCGTCCTACCTGCACGTGTCGGCGGGCTGCGGCACGAACCGCTACACGCCGGTGCGGTTCGCCTGCCCGCCGGAAGCGTCGCTGCTGACGTTGGTGGAGAGGGAGTAG
- a CDS encoding NUDIX hydrolase, whose protein sequence is MVNGQWYPPEWPVRIRALAEGALTPVAPKRAATVILLKDTDRAPVVHMLRRRTSMAFAGGAYAYPGGGVDPRDDERQVRWAGPTRAWWANRLGVDETSAQAIVCAAVRETYEEAGVLLAGPTPDTVVGDTTGDDWEADRAALVARDLSFAEFLDRRGLVLRSDLLGAWTRWITPEFEPRRYDTWFFVAALPEGQRTRNASTEADRTVWIRPADAADGYDKGELLMMPPTVATLRQLLPYAAAAADVLAAAPARDLTPVLAKARLADGEVVLSWPGHDEFTKHIPTGGAPA, encoded by the coding sequence ATGGTGAATGGGCAGTGGTATCCACCGGAGTGGCCGGTCCGCATCCGTGCGCTGGCGGAAGGCGCCCTCACCCCTGTCGCCCCCAAGCGGGCGGCCACCGTCATCCTGCTCAAGGACACCGACCGCGCCCCCGTCGTCCACATGCTGCGCCGCCGCACCTCCATGGCCTTCGCCGGAGGCGCGTACGCGTACCCGGGTGGCGGTGTGGACCCCCGCGACGACGAGCGCCAGGTCCGCTGGGCGGGCCCCACGCGCGCGTGGTGGGCGAACAGACTCGGTGTCGACGAGACCTCCGCGCAGGCCATCGTCTGCGCGGCCGTACGGGAGACGTACGAGGAGGCGGGCGTCCTGCTCGCCGGGCCCACGCCGGACACCGTCGTCGGCGACACCACGGGGGACGACTGGGAGGCGGACCGGGCGGCCCTGGTCGCCCGTGACCTGTCCTTCGCCGAGTTCCTCGACCGCAGGGGGCTCGTGCTGCGGTCGGACCTGCTGGGCGCCTGGACCCGCTGGATCACCCCCGAGTTCGAGCCCCGCCGCTACGACACCTGGTTCTTCGTGGCCGCCCTCCCCGAAGGACAGCGCACCCGCAACGCCTCCACGGAGGCCGACCGTACGGTGTGGATCCGGCCGGCGGACGCGGCGGACGGGTACGACAAGGGCGAGCTGCTGATGATGCCGCCCACCGTCGCGACCCTGCGTCAGCTCCTCCCGTACGCCGCCGCCGCCGCCGACGTCCTCGCCGCCGCCCCGGCCCGCGACCTGACGCCGGTGCTGGCCAAGGCGCGTCTGGCGGACGGGGAGGTCGTCCTGTCCTGGCCCGGCCACGACGAGTTCACCAAGCACATCCCGACCGGTGGAGCCCCCGCATGA
- a CDS encoding MBL fold metallo-hydrolase, with the protein MTDAAALPGQPRGGVLSGPATRRAVNVLAPNASAMTLDGTNTWIVAEPDSELAVVIDPGPLDDVHLRNVVDTAERAGRRIALTLLTHGHPDHAEGAARFAELTGTNVRALDPALRLGDEGLAPGDVVTVGGLELRVVPTPGHTSDSLCFHLPADRAVLTGDTVLGRGTTVVAHPDGRLGDYLDSLRRLRSLTVDDGVHTVLPGHGPVLDDAQGAVEFYLAHRAHRLAQVETAVENGYRAPAEVVAHVYADVDRSLWPAAELSVRAQMDYLREHGLI; encoded by the coding sequence ATGACGGACGCAGCAGCCCTTCCCGGCCAGCCACGCGGCGGAGTCCTCTCGGGCCCCGCCACCCGGCGCGCCGTCAACGTCCTCGCGCCCAACGCCTCCGCGATGACCCTGGACGGCACCAACACGTGGATCGTCGCCGAGCCCGACTCCGAGCTCGCGGTCGTGATCGACCCCGGCCCCCTGGACGACGTACACCTGCGGAACGTCGTCGACACGGCCGAGCGGGCCGGCCGGCGGATCGCGCTGACCCTGCTCACGCACGGGCACCCGGATCACGCGGAGGGGGCCGCGCGGTTCGCCGAGCTGACCGGGACGAACGTGCGTGCGCTCGATCCGGCGCTGCGGCTCGGCGACGAAGGGCTGGCGCCCGGCGACGTCGTCACCGTGGGGGGTCTGGAACTGCGGGTCGTCCCGACGCCCGGCCACACCAGTGACTCCCTGTGCTTCCATCTGCCCGCCGACCGGGCCGTCCTGACCGGTGACACCGTCCTGGGGCGCGGTACGACCGTCGTGGCGCACCCCGACGGCCGGCTGGGCGACTATCTGGACTCCCTGCGGCGGCTGCGCTCCCTGACCGTCGACGACGGCGTGCACACCGTCCTGCCCGGCCACGGGCCCGTCCTGGACGACGCCCAGGGCGCCGTCGAGTTCTACCTCGCCCACAGAGCCCACCGGCTGGCCCAGGTGGAGACGGCGGTCGAGAACGGCTACCGGGCGCCTGCCGAGGTCGTCGCCCACGTGTACGCGGACGTCGACCGCTCCCTGTGGCCGGCAGCCGAGCTCTCCGTACGAGCCCAGATGGACTACCTCCGGGAGCACGGCCTCATCTAA
- the wblA gene encoding transcriptional regulator WblA: MGWVTDWSAQAACRTTDPDELFVQGAAQNRAKAVCTGCPVRTECLADALDNRVEFGVWGGMTERERRALLRRRPTVTSWRHLLETARTEYERGAGLLPLDEEEVYENYAAVG, from the coding sequence ATGGGCTGGGTAACCGACTGGAGTGCGCAGGCGGCCTGCCGCACTACCGATCCGGATGAACTGTTCGTTCAAGGAGCAGCGCAGAACAGGGCCAAGGCAGTGTGCACCGGATGTCCGGTGCGCACGGAGTGCCTCGCCGATGCGCTCGACAACCGCGTCGAATTCGGCGTGTGGGGTGGCATGACGGAACGGGAGCGCCGCGCGCTGCTGCGCAGGCGGCCCACCGTCACCTCGTGGCGTCACCTGCTGGAGACCGCGCGTACGGAGTACGAGCGCGGCGCGGGTCTGCTGCCCCTCGACGAGGAAGAGGTGTACGAGAACTACGCGGCGGTGGGCTGA
- a CDS encoding RidA family protein has translation MSGAVEAKLAELGLTLPAVVPPLAAYQPAVQSGVYVYTAGQLPMVEGKLPVTGKVGAEVTPEEAKDLARTCALNALAAVKSVTGDLDRIARVVKVVGFVASASDFTGQPAVLNGASELLGAVLGDKGVHARSAVGVTVLPLDAPVEVEIQVELTEA, from the coding sequence ATGAGCGGGGCAGTCGAGGCGAAGCTGGCGGAACTCGGGCTGACGCTGCCCGCGGTCGTGCCGCCGCTGGCCGCGTACCAGCCCGCTGTGCAGTCCGGCGTGTACGTGTACACCGCCGGCCAGCTGCCGATGGTGGAGGGCAAGCTTCCGGTCACCGGCAAGGTGGGCGCCGAGGTCACGCCGGAGGAGGCGAAGGACCTGGCCCGCACCTGCGCGTTGAACGCGCTGGCCGCGGTGAAGTCGGTGACGGGCGACCTCGACCGCATCGCGCGTGTCGTGAAGGTCGTCGGGTTCGTGGCATCGGCCTCGGACTTCACCGGGCAGCCGGCTGTCTTGAACGGCGCGAGCGAGCTGCTCGGCGCGGTGCTCGGCGACAAGGGCGTGCACGCGCGGAGCGCGGTCGGCGTGACGGTGCTGCCGCTGGACGCGCCGGTCGAGGTCGAGATCCAGGTGGAGCTCACGGAGGCGTAG
- a CDS encoding nucleotidyltransferase domain-containing protein, with translation MAGQGHHGGLDAQGYIEREGSLGRIQETFWPVVAAARDRLTDVFGARMTSAYLYGSIPRGTARVGRSDLDLLLVLRDEPTEADRAEARALGDSLDKEFPGIDGVGTLLVSRTRTLSALETYDLGWFVACLCTPLLGEDLAEFLPRYRPDSHLARETNGDLALHLSRWRERIAGTADTDEARRPLVRFMSRHLVRTGFTLVMPRWNGWTSDLGEMAEAFAEYYPERAGQLREAALLGYDPTGDPTVLRRYVDDLGPWLAEEYARVHGVKEPRPD, from the coding sequence ATGGCCGGACAGGGGCACCACGGAGGGCTCGACGCCCAGGGATACATCGAACGCGAGGGTTCGCTCGGCCGGATCCAGGAGACGTTCTGGCCCGTGGTCGCCGCGGCGCGCGACCGGCTGACGGACGTCTTCGGGGCGCGCATGACGAGCGCGTACCTCTACGGGTCGATTCCGCGCGGCACCGCGCGCGTGGGGCGCAGTGATCTCGATCTGCTCCTCGTCCTGCGCGACGAGCCCACCGAGGCGGACCGGGCGGAGGCGCGTGCGCTCGGTGACTCGCTCGACAAGGAGTTCCCGGGGATCGACGGCGTCGGAACGCTCCTGGTCAGCCGTACGCGGACGCTGAGCGCCCTGGAGACGTACGACCTCGGCTGGTTCGTCGCCTGCCTCTGCACGCCCCTGCTGGGCGAGGACCTGGCCGAGTTCCTGCCCCGCTACCGCCCCGACTCCCACCTCGCCCGCGAGACGAACGGCGACCTCGCGCTCCACCTGTCGCGCTGGCGCGAGCGGATCGCCGGGACGGCCGACACGGACGAGGCCCGCCGCCCGCTTGTCCGCTTCATGTCCCGCCACCTGGTCCGCACCGGCTTCACGCTCGTCATGCCCCGCTGGAACGGCTGGACCAGCGATCTCGGGGAGATGGCCGAGGCGTTCGCCGAGTACTACCCGGAGCGGGCGGGGCAGCTGCGGGAGGCGGCGCTGCTCGGATACGACCCGACCGGCGACCCCACCGTCCTCCGTCGGTACGTCGACGATCTGGGCCCCTGGCTGGCCGAGGAGTACGCGCGCGTGCACGGCGTGAAGGAGCCACGCCCGGACTAG
- a CDS encoding Pr6Pr family membrane protein, whose amino-acid sequence MIARIPKDIPDLPAIPGMPVLMPSAVPAAAVVAPTRRPLTTAFRLLVALAATAGVTIDLILGSPLRVLTYFTIQSSVLVALTFTLSAWRAWAARRPLPALLTGGTLLYAVITGLVYHLLLAHEPAPFTMTGQAGPLTGWQALTNQLLHTAVPVAVVLDWLLLTGSGRLRLRQASAWLLYPLAYLALTLARGELILPGTPGRYLYPFLDVEQHGYKSVLGNALLLGLAFYALAVLLVTLDRVRPNPLRRRAKNGFRLQPPVG is encoded by the coding sequence ATGATCGCCCGCATACCCAAGGACATACCGGACCTGCCCGCCATTCCGGGGATGCCTGTACTGATGCCGTCCGCCGTCCCCGCGGCGGCGGTGGTGGCGCCCACCCGCCGTCCGCTGACGACCGCGTTCCGCCTGCTGGTCGCCCTGGCGGCGACGGCGGGCGTGACCATCGACCTGATCCTCGGCAGCCCGCTGCGCGTCCTCACCTACTTCACGATCCAGAGCAGCGTGCTGGTGGCCCTGACCTTCACCCTCTCGGCCTGGCGGGCCTGGGCGGCCCGCCGCCCCCTGCCCGCGCTCCTGACCGGCGGCACACTGCTCTACGCCGTGATCACCGGCCTCGTCTACCATCTGCTCCTCGCGCACGAGCCGGCCCCCTTCACGATGACCGGCCAGGCGGGCCCGCTCACGGGCTGGCAGGCGCTCACGAACCAGCTCCTGCACACGGCGGTCCCGGTCGCGGTGGTACTGGACTGGCTGCTCCTGACAGGCTCGGGACGCCTGCGCCTGCGCCAGGCCAGCGCCTGGCTGCTCTACCCCCTCGCGTACCTGGCGCTCACCCTCGCCCGGGGCGAGCTGATCCTGCCGGGCACGCCGGGCCGCTACCTCTACCCGTTCCTGGACGTCGAACAGCACGGCTACAAGAGCGTCCTCGGCAACGCGCTCCTCCTCGGCCTGGCGTTCTACGCCCTGGCGGTCCTCCTCGTCACCCTCGACCGCGTCCGCCCGAACCCGCTCCGCCGCCGCGCCAAAAACGGATTTCGTCTCCAGCCACCAGTGGGCTAA
- a CDS encoding transglycosylase domain-containing protein — MPKKRSGGGLSPVQQAAKFLGVSVLAGAVMAGIAMPAAGALGLAAKGSVKGFDDIPANLKSPQLSQRTTILDSAGGQIASVYSRDRTVVDLKEISPYMQKAIVAIEDSRFYQHGAVDLKGILRAVNQNAQNGGVAQGASTLTQQLVKNYFVEEAGDDPTKVAQATQQTLGRKIRELKYAIQIEEKLGKKKILENYLNITFFGQQAYGVEAAAHRYFSKSAKDLNVQESALLAGIVQSPTRYDPVNDEAEAKKRRNVVLQRMAEVHDISQADADTAKEKPLGLNVSKPKNGCITAVKGAGFFCDYVREVFLTDPVFGKTKEARAKIWNRGGLTIRTTLDPQAQESAQTSIKQHVNKSDGVATAATVVEPGTGKILAMGQSRPYGFGKNETQINLSVDKDMGGGAGYQPGSTFKPIVAAAAVEGGMPATQAYPSPYEMLYPSPISACNGKTWRNDPNRPAKLTNENESERGPYGMKEATAKSVNTYYVQLISDIGICPVTQMAKKMGVSRADGAKITQAPSIALGTQEMSPLTMANAYATFASRGMHCTPVAIESITQTVGDEKKSLEVPKSTCSRAMTETTADTINTLLKGVVEDGTGTEAGLGSRPSAGKTGTTDGRYAAWFVGYTPNMAAAVWVGDPAHKRRMVNITIGGTTWAKVYGGQVPGPIWRDMMSGALQGKPAPDFNLINIPDSNADKDKGGDEGNNGGNGNGNGNTGGTTVTGGTDGGTTVPLPSFSIPDGFIQGNGNGGNGNGGNGNGGRNGNG, encoded by the coding sequence ATGCCAAAGAAGCGCTCGGGCGGGGGACTGTCCCCTGTGCAGCAGGCCGCCAAGTTCCTCGGAGTGAGTGTGCTCGCGGGGGCGGTGATGGCCGGAATCGCGATGCCCGCCGCCGGTGCGCTCGGGCTCGCCGCCAAGGGTTCCGTCAAAGGATTCGACGACATCCCGGCCAACCTGAAGAGCCCGCAGCTGAGCCAGCGCACCACGATCCTGGACAGTGCCGGCGGCCAGATCGCCTCGGTCTACTCGCGCGACCGCACGGTGGTGGATCTCAAGGAGATCTCGCCGTACATGCAGAAGGCGATCGTCGCGATCGAGGATTCGCGGTTCTACCAGCACGGCGCGGTCGACCTGAAGGGCATCCTGCGCGCGGTGAACCAGAACGCGCAGAACGGCGGAGTGGCCCAGGGCGCCTCCACCCTCACGCAGCAGCTCGTGAAGAACTACTTCGTGGAGGAGGCGGGCGACGACCCGACGAAGGTCGCCCAGGCCACCCAGCAGACCCTCGGCCGCAAGATCCGCGAGCTGAAGTACGCGATCCAGATCGAGGAGAAGCTCGGCAAGAAGAAGATCCTCGAGAACTACCTGAACATCACGTTCTTCGGCCAGCAGGCCTACGGCGTCGAGGCCGCCGCCCACCGCTACTTCTCCAAGTCCGCCAAGGACCTGAACGTCCAGGAGTCGGCGCTCCTCGCGGGCATCGTCCAGTCGCCCACCCGGTACGACCCGGTGAACGACGAGGCGGAGGCCAAGAAGCGACGCAACGTGGTGCTTCAGCGCATGGCCGAGGTCCACGACATCTCGCAGGCGGATGCCGACACGGCCAAGGAGAAGCCCCTCGGACTGAACGTGAGCAAGCCGAAGAACGGCTGCATCACGGCGGTCAAGGGCGCGGGCTTCTTCTGCGACTACGTACGCGAGGTCTTCCTGACCGACCCGGTCTTCGGCAAGACCAAGGAGGCCCGGGCGAAGATCTGGAACCGGGGCGGTCTGACGATCCGTACGACGCTCGACCCGCAGGCGCAGGAGTCGGCGCAGACGTCGATCAAGCAGCACGTCAACAAGAGCGACGGCGTGGCCACGGCCGCCACGGTCGTCGAGCCCGGCACCGGCAAGATCCTCGCGATGGGCCAGTCGCGTCCGTACGGCTTCGGCAAGAACGAGACGCAGATCAACCTCTCCGTGGACAAGGACATGGGCGGCGGCGCGGGCTACCAGCCCGGTTCGACGTTCAAGCCGATCGTGGCGGCGGCCGCCGTCGAGGGCGGCATGCCGGCCACGCAGGCGTACCCGTCGCCCTACGAGATGCTGTACCCGAGCCCGATCTCGGCCTGTAACGGCAAGACCTGGCGCAACGACCCGAACCGCCCGGCCAAGCTGACGAACGAGAACGAGTCTGAGCGCGGCCCGTACGGGATGAAGGAAGCGACCGCGAAGTCGGTCAACACCTACTACGTACAGCTGATCAGCGACATCGGCATCTGCCCGGTGACGCAGATGGCCAAGAAGATGGGCGTGAGCCGCGCCGACGGAGCGAAGATCACCCAGGCCCCGTCGATCGCGCTGGGCACGCAGGAGATGTCGCCTCTGACGATGGCGAACGCGTACGCGACCTTCGCCTCCCGCGGCATGCACTGCACGCCGGTCGCCATCGAGTCGATCACCCAGACCGTCGGCGACGAGAAGAAGTCCCTGGAGGTCCCGAAGTCGACGTGCTCACGCGCGATGACGGAGACCACCGCGGACACGATCAACACGCTGCTGAAGGGCGTGGTCGAGGACGGTACGGGTACGGAGGCCGGCCTCGGCAGCCGTCCCAGCGCGGGCAAGACCGGTACGACGGACGGACGCTACGCGGCCTGGTTCGTCGGCTACACGCCGAACATGGCGGCCGCGGTCTGGGTCGGCGACCCGGCGCACAAGCGGCGCATGGTCAACATCACCATCGGCGGCACCACCTGGGCCAAGGTCTACGGCGGCCAGGTCCCGGGCCCGATCTGGCGCGACATGATGTCGGGCGCGCTCCAGGGCAAGCCGGCCCCGGACTTCAACCTGATCAACATCCCGGACAGCAACGCGGACAAGGACAAGGGCGGCGACGAGGGGAACAACGGCGGCAACGGGAACGGGAACGGCAACACCGGAGGCACGACCGTCACGGGTGGCACCGACGGCGGTACGACCGTCCCGCTCCCGTCCTTCTCGATCCCGGATGGCTTCATCCAGGGGAACGGGAACGGCGGAAACGGAAACGGCGGGAACGGGAACGGCGGCAGGAACGGGAACGGCTAG
- a CDS encoding GatB/YqeY domain-containing protein, with product MTTLKSKLQEDLNAAIKERDELRSSTLRLTLAAITKEEVAGKTKRELSDDEVQKVITREAKKRREAADAFAQGGRPESAEREKAEGEVLATYLPQQLSDEELQQIVGQAVQEAKAAGAEGPRAMGQVMKIVNPKVAGQAEGGRVAAVVKQLLAGG from the coding sequence ATGACCACGCTCAAGTCGAAGCTGCAGGAAGACCTCAACGCCGCAATCAAGGAGCGCGACGAGCTCCGCTCCTCGACGCTCCGGCTGACCCTCGCCGCGATCACCAAGGAGGAGGTCGCGGGCAAGACCAAGCGCGAGCTCTCCGACGACGAAGTGCAGAAGGTGATCACTCGCGAGGCGAAGAAGCGGCGCGAGGCCGCCGACGCGTTCGCGCAGGGTGGTCGCCCCGAGTCGGCCGAGCGGGAGAAGGCGGAGGGTGAGGTGCTCGCCACGTACCTGCCCCAGCAGCTGTCCGACGAGGAGCTCCAGCAGATCGTCGGACAGGCGGTCCAGGAGGCGAAGGCGGCCGGCGCCGAGGGCCCGCGCGCCATGGGCCAGGTCATGAAGATCGTGAACCCGAAGGTGGCCGGCCAGGCCGAGGGCGGCCGCGTCGCCGCGGTGGTCAAGCAGCTCCTCGCGGGCGGCTGA
- a CDS encoding DUF4177 domain-containing protein, translated as MTKWEYATVPLLVHATKQILDTWGEDGWELVQVVPGPNNPEQLVAYLKRERQA; from the coding sequence ATGACCAAGTGGGAATACGCAACCGTGCCGCTGCTCGTCCACGCCACGAAGCAGATTCTGGACACCTGGGGCGAGGACGGCTGGGAGCTCGTCCAGGTCGTGCCCGGGCCGAACAACCCCGAGCAGCTGGTGGCCTACCTGAAGCGCGAGAGGCAGGCATGA